In bacterium, one genomic interval encodes:
- a CDS encoding transposase — translation AQPILQKAACAVSFYTTIWTSPMNQIVGWDAQNAYCDKGYKGNPKQLGDTTIHLANRGKNSMPRSQWRWFKRRSAIEPVIGHMKQDNRMDRNYLKGTDGDNMNAILAACGFNLRKLLRALFWLFFKELERFKLLLKPFKLPGAPMAADLRV, via the coding sequence GCTCAACCCATTCTACAGAAGGCGGCCTGCGCCGTCTCTTTTTACACCACTATATGGACATCACCGATGAACCAGATCGTTGGCTGGGATGCCCAGAACGCTTACTGCGACAAAGGCTACAAGGGTAACCCGAAACAGTTAGGCGACACGACGATTCATCTGGCCAACCGGGGTAAGAACAGTATGCCCCGCAGCCAATGGCGTTGGTTTAAGCGGCGCAGCGCCATCGAACCTGTGATCGGCCACATGAAGCAGGATAACCGGATGGATCGCAACTATCTGAAGGGTACCGATGGCGACAATATGAACGCCATCCTGGCCGCGTGTGGATTTAACCTGAGAAAGCTCTTGCGAGCTTTATTTTGGCTTTTTTTCAAAGAGCTGGAACGGTTCAAACTGCTGCTGAAACCGTTCAAATTGCCTGGCGCGCCAATGGCCGCGGATTTAAGGGTCTAA